CGTTATTCAAAACAACGTTATACATGGACGGCGGCTTTACTTTTGTTTTTTCTAGCTCCAGTAAATCAGAGTCTGGAGTGACCCATTCAAATTGCTTGCTCATGACTAATCGTGTTTAGAAAGTTGCTTAAGGTAATTTTACCACTTCACTGCGCAGAAGTTATCGATTTAGCTCTTATAAGTAAGAACAATTTGAGCCAAGCAAATTTACGCCCTTACTTAGAGACTAATGCAGCAATTGTATCGCTGCAAATAAAAGATTTCTATTAAACTGCATTCTCTATCTAATTGATTAAAAAGACACCAAAAACCATTCACTCCATTAATAGAACAGACCGGATTACCCTGAAATTCTTTGCAAAAATGTAAACCACAAAGGTGATTTGTTTGCAAATATGTTGAGTGTGATACGTTTTTCCTATTGACTGAGTTCAATCATTGGCTACATTGGTCAAATAGTGACTTAAAATTTGGCAGCGGCTGAATGGATATTCACTTTCTGTTTACACACGGAATTCATCGTGTAATCACACAACTTCAGTAACAATATGCATGAGGGATGTATAGCATGGCTACAGGTACAGTAAAATGGTTTAACAATGCCAAAGGATTTGGTTTTATCTGTCCGGAAGGTGAAGACGGGGATGTCTTTGCTCATTACTCCACCATTAAGATGGACGGGTATCGTACTCTGAAAGCAGGTCAACAAGTCACATTTGAAGTAGAAGAAGGACCTAAAGGGTATCACGCCAGCTCTGTGGTGCCCGTAGAAGCTCAAGCCATTAAATAACACGCTGCCAATGTCGTTCATCGGTGTAAACTACCGGTGGATCGCAACCAAAAAACCCGCCAATTGGCGGGTTTTTTTATTTTTAATCAACGAATTAGCGATTGATAATAGCATTTAGTGTTGCGCTTGGGCGCATCAGAGTTGATGCTTTCTCAAACTCAGGAGCATAGTAACCACCCAGTTCACCAGCAACACCTTGTGCCCCATTAAGCTCAGCGACAATAGTATCTTCGTTAGAAGACAATGCTTCGGCTATAGGAGCAAATTCTGCTGCCAAGTCTGCATCTGTTGTTTGTGATGCGAGAGCTTGCGCCCAGTAGGTCGCTAGGTAGTAATGACTACCGCGGTTATCTAACTCACCTACTTTACGCGAAGGAGACTTGTTGTTATCTAAGAACTCACCTGTAGCCTTGTCTAGTGCATCTGCCAATACTTGAGCTTTCGCATTACCAGTAACAGTGCTTAGGTGTTCTAGAGACGCCGCTAGCGCTAGGAATTCGCCCAAAGAATCCCAACGTAGGTGGTTCTCTTTCTCAACCTGTTGAACGTGCTTAGGCGCAGAACCACCCGCTCCTGTTTCAAACAGACCGCCACCATTCATCAGTGGTACGATTGAGAGCATTTTAGCTGACGTGCCAAGCTCTAGAATCGGGAATAAATCCGTTAAGTAGTCACGCAATACGTTACCTGTAACAGAAATCGTATCCTTACCTTCTTTGATACGCTCTAGAGAGAACTTACATGCATCGAGTGGTGCTAGGATCTTGATTTCTAGACCTGATGTATCGTGGTTAGGCAGGTAAGCTTTCACCTTCTTGATCAGTTGAGCATCATGTGCTCGATTTTCGTCTAGCCAGAATACTGCAGGAACACCCGTTGCGCGAGCACGTGTTACCGCCAGTTTAACCCAGTCTTGAATCGGTGCGTCTTTCACCTGACACATACGGAAGATATCGCCTTCTTCCACAGTTTGCTCAAGCAATACTGCTCCAGCAGTGTCAACCACTCGAACTGTACCCGCTTGGTCAAGAATGAAAGTCTTATCGTGCGAACCGTATTCTTCCGCTTTTTGAGCCATTAGGCCTACGTTTGGCACGCTACCCATGGTCGTTGGATCAAACGCTCCATGTTCTTTACAGAAATCAATCACCGCTTGATAAATGCTTGCGTAGCTACGATCAGGGATCATCGCTTTGGTGTCTTTCTGCTTACCATCTGGGCCCCACATTTGTCCTGAAGAACGCAGCATAGCAGGCATAGAAGCATCAACAATGATATCGCTAGGCACATGAAGGTTAGTGATTCCACGATCAGAGTCAACCATTGCTAGTGGCGGTTGAGTTTCGTACACAGCCTGTAGTGCCGTTTCGATTTCTTCTTTTTGAGCTGCAGGTAGAGAGGCGATCTTAGCGTAAACATCACCAATACCGTTGTTTACATCAACACCCAATTGTTCAAATACGTCACCGTACTTAGCAAATACGTCTTTGTAGTAAACCTTAACAGCATGGCCAAAAATCACTG
This sequence is a window from Vibrio coralliilyticus. Protein-coding genes within it:
- the cspD gene encoding cold shock domain-containing protein CspD, whose amino-acid sequence is MATGTVKWFNNAKGFGFICPEGEDGDVFAHYSTIKMDGYRTLKAGQQVTFEVEEGPKGYHASSVVPVEAQAIK
- a CDS encoding NADP-dependent isocitrate dehydrogenase codes for the protein MPTEKPTIIYTITDEAPALATYSLLPIIQSFTASSGIDVDTRDISLAGRIIANFPEHLTEEQRIGDALSELGELAKTPEANIIKLPNISASIPQLKAAIKELQDKGYNLPNYPEEPSTYEEEAIKATYDKIKGSAVNPVLREGNSDRRAPQSVKNYAKKNPHSMGAWSKDSKSHVSSMSDSDFFGSEKSHTVDGATEVKIEFAAADGSVKELKAPFALQDQEIIDCAVMKKKALVDFFEKEIADAKEKDVLLSLHMKATMMKVSDPVIFGHAVKVYYKDVFAKYGDVFEQLGVDVNNGIGDVYAKIASLPAAQKEEIETALQAVYETQPPLAMVDSDRGITNLHVPSDIIVDASMPAMLRSSGQMWGPDGKQKDTKAMIPDRSYASIYQAVIDFCKEHGAFDPTTMGSVPNVGLMAQKAEEYGSHDKTFILDQAGTVRVVDTAGAVLLEQTVEEGDIFRMCQVKDAPIQDWVKLAVTRARATGVPAVFWLDENRAHDAQLIKKVKAYLPNHDTSGLEIKILAPLDACKFSLERIKEGKDTISVTGNVLRDYLTDLFPILELGTSAKMLSIVPLMNGGGLFETGAGGSAPKHVQQVEKENHLRWDSLGEFLALAASLEHLSTVTGNAKAQVLADALDKATGEFLDNNKSPSRKVGELDNRGSHYYLATYWAQALASQTTDADLAAEFAPIAEALSSNEDTIVAELNGAQGVAGELGGYYAPEFEKASTLMRPSATLNAIINR